Proteins encoded within one genomic window of Cyprinus carpio isolate SPL01 chromosome B22, ASM1834038v1, whole genome shotgun sequence:
- the LOC109080045 gene encoding uncharacterized protein LOC109080045: MFKQWKEKYLVLTVEGNLMVCRDADSPPDQVVALQSNCESIVEGKEILDLPRLPSGGRRDSCFALILPQDKFLLLLSDSPDECIQWLKLLRKVKEGVTSPLALKRQQSITPCITDREPLPDISSDKDPSSPRVHSRENSFRHRGSINQRPPRSPTVVPPLHSADCLRHGNSSDARAVRAVCLLMGGAAASSALGYLNSCPPTSSNMAIHAPEITHSTAFSEMGGGSSYHACSQAIESPHFNSFDFEGDSDFDAFDCGGFAF; the protein is encoded by the exons ATGTTCAAGCAATGGAAGGAAAAGTATCTGGTGTTGACAGTGGAAGGAAATCTGATGGTGTGCCGAGATGCAGACTCACCTCCGGACCAGGTGGTGGCACTGCAGAGTAACTGTGAGTCCATAGTGGAGGGTAAAGAAATCTTGGACTTGCCCCGTTTGCCCTCTGGAGGCCGCAGAGACAGCTGCTTCGCCCTCATCCTGCCCCAAGACAAGTTCCTCCTCCTGCTGTCAGACAGTCCAGATGAATGCAT TCAATGGCTGAAGTTACTCAGGAAGGTGAAAGAG GGTGTGACTTCACCACTTGCCCTGAAGAGACAGCAAAGCATCACACCATGCATCACGGACAGGGAACCTCTTCCAGACATCTCTAGTGACAAAGACCCCTCATCCCCGCGAGTCCACTCCAGAGAAAACTCCTTCAGACATAGAG GCAGCATAAACCAGCGGCCTCCCCGCAGCCCCACCGTTGTTCCGCCCCTTCACTCTGCAGACTGTCTGCGCCACGGGAACAGCAGTGATGCCCGGGCTGTGAGAGCGGTCTGTCTGCTGATGGGTGGAGCAGCCGCATCCTCAGCGCTGGGCTACCTAAACTCCTGTCCACCCACCTCCTCTAACATGGCCATCCATGCTCCTGAAATCACCCACTCCACGGCTTTCTCGGAGATGGGGGGAGGCAGTTCTTACCACGCCTGTAGCCAAGCCATAGAGTCACCACACTTTAACAGCTTCGACTTTGAGGGAGACTCTGATTTTGATGCTTTTGACTGTGGAGGGTTTGCtttttaa